Proteins from a genomic interval of Spea bombifrons isolate aSpeBom1 chromosome 4, aSpeBom1.2.pri, whole genome shotgun sequence:
- the LOC128491751 gene encoding olfactory receptor 24-like, producing the protein METEIFNNGTNIKEFWILGFENLHRFRILLFLLILLDYVVTISANVMIVLLVTTTRHVYSPMYFFLSHLSLNDILFITNIAPQLLSIVLNNGSAATIAGCFTQFYFFELSAVVETFLLTVMSYDRYLAICNPLRYSSIMELKLCVNLAASTWVSGIVLSFIHIILFRQVIFCRSNVINHIFCDLLPILKLSCSDVSVNKIAMYIISIPILYFPLICITGTYTNILLSILRISTTSTGRQKAFSTCSSHLTVVCIYYGTLLFNYMVPSEGNYISLQKVGSVLYTTVTPLLNPIIYSLRNEAIRGALMSFISKCMRGTF; encoded by the exons ATGGAAACT gaaatatttaataatgggACAAATATCAAGGAGTTCTGGATTCTTGGATTTGAGAACCTTCACAGATTCCGGATTCTACTCTTTCTCCTGATTCTCTTAGATTATGTCGTCACAATATCTGCAAACGTTATGATTGTCCTATTGGTGACCACAACCCGCCACGTCTACTCTCCGATGTACTTCTTTCTTAGCCATTTGTCGCTGAATGATATTCTGTTCATCACAAATATTGCACCTCAGCTGCTTTCTATTGTGTTAAACAACGGGAGCGCCGCGACCATCGCTGGATGCTTCACCCAGTTTTACTTCTTTGAATTATCAGCAGTCGTAGAAACTTTCCTCCTCACCGTGATGTCCTACGACagatatttggccatctgtaacCCGTTGCGTTATTCCTCCATCATGGAGCTTAAGCTTTGTGTTAACCTTGCTGCTTCCACTTGGGTATCTGGAATAGTTTTGTCTTTCATCCATATTATTCTATTTCGCCAGGTGATATTTTGCCGGTCAAATGTCATCAACCATATTTTCTGTGATCTGCTTCCTATTCTTAAACTTTCTTGTTCTGACGTATCGGTTAATAAAATAGCGATGTATATCATATCTATTCCAATATTGTATTTTCCACTCATTTGTATTACTGGGACTTACACAAATATCTTGCTTTCCATCCTCCGGATCTCCACCACGAGCACCGGGagacagaaagccttctccacctgcagctcccacctgaCCGTGGTCTGTATATATTACGGGACATTGCTATTTAATTATATGGTTCCCTCTGAAGGAAACTATATAAGTCTCCAAAAGGTGGGTTCTGTACTTTACACCACAGTGACCCCTCTGCTGAACCCCATCATATACAGTCTGAGGAATGAGGCAATTAGAGGGGCCCTAATGAGTTTTATCTCTAAGTGTATGAGAGGAACATTCTAA